In Ananas comosus cultivar F153 linkage group 10, ASM154086v1, whole genome shotgun sequence, the following proteins share a genomic window:
- the LOC109716180 gene encoding geranylgeranyl pyrophosphate synthase 7, chloroplastic-like: protein MAANIAAAAPPPYYYRSTSALPQKSKWCGARGNGTRAAITSRHKYVTLCVATRPGRSAPAEFDLEEYMSCKARRVNEALDRAVPLRHPEKIHESMRYSLLAGGKRVRPVLAIAACELVGGTEDAAMPAACAAEMIHTMSLIHDDLPCMDDDRLRRGKPTNHVAFGEDTAVLAGDALLALAFEHVARSRPPALAPDRLLRVLSELGSAVGSEGLVAGQIVDIASEGKSIDLRELEYIHVHKTARLLEAAAVCGAIVGGAEDGAVESVRKYARCVGLLFQVVDDILDVTKTSEELGKTAGKDLAADKATYPKLMGLGRARQFAAELVGKAEEELAGFDARKAAPLYHLAHFIADRQN, encoded by the exons atggCCGCCAACATTGCCGCAGCAGCACCGCCGCCCTACTACTACCGCAGTACGTCTGCTCttcctcaaaaatccaaatggTGCGGCGCCCGAGGCAACGGTACTAGGGCGGCAATCACCAGCAGGCACAAGTACGTGACGTTGTGCGTGGCAACGCGGCCGGGCAGATCAGCGCCGGCGGAATTCGACCTCGAGGAGTACATGTCGTGCAAGGCCCGGCGCGTGAACGAGGCCTTGGACAGGGCCGTCCCGCTGCGCCACCCGGAGAAGATCCACGAGTCCATGCGCTACTCCCTCCTGGCCGGCGGCAAGCGCGTCCGCCCCGTCCTCGCCATCGCCGCCTGCGAGCTCGTGGGCGGCACCGAGGACGCCGCCATGCCCGCGGCCTGCGCCGCCGAGATGATCCACACCATGTCGCTCATCCACGACGACCTCCCCTGCATGGACGACGACCGCCTCCGCCGGGGCAAGCCCACCAACCACGTCGCGTTCGGCGAGGACACCGCCGTCCTCGCGGGCGACGCgctcctcgccctcgccttcgAGCACGTCGCCAGGAGCCGGCCCCCCGCCCTCGCCCCCGACCGCCTGCTTCGGGTTCTCTCCGAGCTCGGCTCG GCGGTGGGCTCCGAGGGGCTGGTGGCGGGACAGATCGTGGACATCGCGAGCGAGGGCAAGTCCATCGACCTGCGCGAGCTCGAATACATCCACGTGCACAAGACGGCGAGGCTGCTGGAGGCGGCGGCCGTGTGCGGGGCCATCGTCGGGGGAGCGGAGGACGGCGCCGTGGAGAGCGTCCGCAAGTACGCGCGCTGCGTGGGGCTGCTGTTTCAGGTGGTGGACGACATACTCGACGTCACTAAGACGTCCGAGGAGCTCGGGAAGACGGCGGGGAAGGACCTGGCGGCCGACAAGGCCACCTACCCCAAGCTCATGGGGCTCGGCAGGGCGCGCCAGTTCGCCGCAGAGCTCGTGGGAAAGGCCGAGGAGGAGCTCGCCGGATTCGACGCCCGCAAGGCGGCGCCGCTCTACCATCTCGCGCACTTCATCGCCGACCGccagaattaa